In a genomic window of Columba livia isolate bColLiv1 breed racing homer chromosome 4, bColLiv1.pat.W.v2, whole genome shotgun sequence:
- the ZNF330 gene encoding zinc finger protein 330 isoform X1, translated as MPKKKTGARKKAENRREREKQIRASRANIDLAKHPCNASMECDKCQRRQKNRAFCYFCNSVQKLPICAQCGKTKCMMKSSDCVIKHAGVYSTGLAMVGAICDFCEAWVCHGRKCLSTHACICPLADAECIECERTVWDHGGRIFACSFCHNFLCEDDQFEHQASCQVLEAETFKCVSCNRLGQHSCLRCKACFCDDHVRSKVFKQEKGKEPPCPKCGHETQQTKDLSMSTRSLKFGRQTGSEDADGASGYDAYWKSLSSSKTGDAGDREDEYEEYEAEDDDEDDNDEGGKDSDADTTDVFSNLNLGRTYASGYAHYEEPED; from the exons ATGCCTAAAAAGAAGACTGGTGCTCGTAAGAAAGCTGAGAACCGTCGTGAACGTGAAAAGCAGATACGGGCTTCAAGAGCCAACATAGATTTAGCCAAACATCCTTGTAATGCTTCTATG gaatgtGACAAATGCCAAAG ACGACAGAAGAATAGAGCTTTTTGCTACTTCTGTAACTCTGTTCAAAAACTACCCATTTGTGCACAATGTG GAAAAACCAAATGCATGATGAAGTCTTCAGACTGTGTCATAAAACATGCTGGTGTGTACAGTACTGGACTAGCAATGGTG GGTGCAATCTGTGATTTCTGTGAAGCTTGGGTGTGTCACGGGAGGAAGTGTCTCAGTACACATGCATGTATCTGCCCTCTTGCAGATGCAGAATGTATTGAGTGTGAAAGAACTGTCTGGGACCACG GAGGCAGAATATTCGCCTGCTCTTTTTGCCACAATTTCCTCTGTGAAGATGATCAGTTTGAACATCAAGCCAGCTGCCAAGTTTTGGAAGCAGAGACATTTAAAT GTGTTTCCTGTAACAGGCTTGGGCAGCATTCCTGCTTGCGTTGTAAG GCTTGTTTTTGTGACGATCATGTGCGAAGTAAGGTTTTCaagcaggaaaagggaaaagagccTCCCTGCCCGAAATGTGGCCATGAAACTCAGCAGACAAAGGATCTCAGCATGTCAA cacgCTCTTTGAAATTTGGCCGGCAGACTGGAAGTGAAGATGCAGATGGAGCTTCTGGTTATGATGCCTACTGGAAGAGCCTCTCTTCCAGCAAGACTGGAGATGCAGGTGATCGTGAGGATGAATATGAGGAGTATGAAGCAGAAGACGACGATGAAGATGACAACGATGAGGGAGGGAAGGATTCCGATGCAGATACCACAGATGTATTCAGCAATTTGAATTTGGGAAGGACCTATGCTAGTGGGTATGCACATTATGAGGAGCCTGAAGATTAA
- the ZNF330 gene encoding zinc finger protein 330 isoform X2, which produces MAACHPSYVFFLSSCSEALKTCRQSYGKTKCMMKSSDCVIKHAGVYSTGLAMVGAICDFCEAWVCHGRKCLSTHACICPLADAECIECERTVWDHGGRIFACSFCHNFLCEDDQFEHQASCQVLEAETFKCVSCNRLGQHSCLRCKACFCDDHVRSKVFKQEKGKEPPCPKCGHETQQTKDLSMSTRSLKFGRQTGSEDADGASGYDAYWKSLSSSKTGDAGDREDEYEEYEAEDDDEDDNDEGGKDSDADTTDVFSNLNLGRTYASGYAHYEEPED; this is translated from the exons ATGGCAGCATGTCATCCTTCATACGTCTTCTTCCTGTCATCATGCAGTGAAGCACTAAAAACATGTCGTCAATCTTATG GAAAAACCAAATGCATGATGAAGTCTTCAGACTGTGTCATAAAACATGCTGGTGTGTACAGTACTGGACTAGCAATGGTG GGTGCAATCTGTGATTTCTGTGAAGCTTGGGTGTGTCACGGGAGGAAGTGTCTCAGTACACATGCATGTATCTGCCCTCTTGCAGATGCAGAATGTATTGAGTGTGAAAGAACTGTCTGGGACCACG GAGGCAGAATATTCGCCTGCTCTTTTTGCCACAATTTCCTCTGTGAAGATGATCAGTTTGAACATCAAGCCAGCTGCCAAGTTTTGGAAGCAGAGACATTTAAAT GTGTTTCCTGTAACAGGCTTGGGCAGCATTCCTGCTTGCGTTGTAAG GCTTGTTTTTGTGACGATCATGTGCGAAGTAAGGTTTTCaagcaggaaaagggaaaagagccTCCCTGCCCGAAATGTGGCCATGAAACTCAGCAGACAAAGGATCTCAGCATGTCAA cacgCTCTTTGAAATTTGGCCGGCAGACTGGAAGTGAAGATGCAGATGGAGCTTCTGGTTATGATGCCTACTGGAAGAGCCTCTCTTCCAGCAAGACTGGAGATGCAGGTGATCGTGAGGATGAATATGAGGAGTATGAAGCAGAAGACGACGATGAAGATGACAACGATGAGGGAGGGAAGGATTCCGATGCAGATACCACAGATGTATTCAGCAATTTGAATTTGGGAAGGACCTATGCTAGTGGGTATGCACATTATGAGGAGCCTGAAGATTAA